The sequence GGCAATGCCTTTCAACTCAGCGCAAAGAAAATCAACTTATTGCTCAATGAGCTTGGCTGGATAACAAAAGAAGACGACGGCTGGCATGTCACCTCTACAGGCTTAAAAGCCGGTGGTGAACAAAGAGAAGATAAAGCCACACAAAACTTATTCGTCGTATGGCACGACTCATTGGTACGTAATAAACGTTTAAAGCAGTCCGTTGTTGAATTCCTAGGGCACGATGCTGAAAGCCACTCTACTGATGTGTCATTTTCCAGTTTTCGTCAGAAATTCGAAGCGAAGCACCGAAGCTTAGATGGACATTATGTTCGTTCAAAGGGAGAGCTGATCATCGATAACTGGCTTTATATGGCAGGAGTGGTTCATGCGTACGAGCGTCCGCTGCCGATCTCAAAAGAAGTGATCTGCGATTTTTATCTACCAAGTGGTAAGGTGTATATCCAGTTTTGGGGAACCGATTCTGCGCCAATAACCGAAGACAAGCGTATAGAGACAAGAAAAATATACCAAGAGCACGGCTTTAGCTTAATCGAAATCACTCCTGAGGATATCCCTAATCTAGATAGCGTGCTCCCCCCATTATTACGCCAATATGGAATAAAAGCGTACTAACCCACTGAATCACGGCACTCCAAACCAATTAAGTTCACATTTATTGAATCATTGTGGACATTATTAACCATAGTGATTTGATGTGTTCGCTATTTTTCCCCAGCCATTCTTCTATTATCTTACACCCATCGACTTGAGCTACCGCAGATACTCGATTTATGGGGACATGTTCGATAGCCATTTAAGCGTTAAGTCTTTTAGAAATTGACGGTTCGAGCAACGATTTCGATAGAGATACTGCCTAAATGCGTTATCCGTTTATTGTTGACGTTACCGAACATAAAACCCTACAACATTTATTATTGATAGATATTAGGATTCAACATGACTCATCCAATCATTACTGATCTAAACACTCGTTACACAGCTAAAAAATACGATGCCGAAAAACGCATCTCTGCGGAAGACATGGAAGTAATCAAAGAAGCACTTCGTTTATCAGCTTCTTCTATCAACTCTCAGCCTTGGAAATTCATCATCATTGAGAGCGACGCAGCAAAACAACGTTTCCACAATACTTTCGAGAACATGTTCCAGTTTAACCAACCACATGCGAAAGAAGCGTCACACACGATCCTGTTTGCTCATGATCCTAAATACACTAAAGAGAAATTCGCGAAGCGTGCAGATACGGAAGTAAGCTCTGGTCACCTACCTGCTGAAATGTACGAGCAATTCTTAGGTGCTTACGCATTCGCAGAAATGAACACAGACGAAGCCGGTTTCAACGGTAACTGGACTAAGTCTCAAGTGTACATTGCACTGGGTAACACACTGCACACATTAGCTCGTCTTGGCATCGCTTCAACACCTATGGAAGGCGTAGACGCAGCTCTGATCGGCGAAGAATTTGCTGACGAACTAGAAGGTCACGTTGTTGATGTAGCACTGGCTATCGGCTACCACAAAGACGGCGAAGACTACAACCACGGCAAACCAAAAGCGCGTCTAGCGCTTGATGAAGTCGTTACTACGTTATAACAGTTACTACGCTGTAATCGGCACAACGCTGTAATAGCTAAAACAAACAAATCGCACTGCTTTATTTGGCCAGACTCTCGTCTGGCCTTTTTTGTATCTGTTATTCATCCAAGCAACTACCAACCACTTAGTCATAAAGACACATTGGATTTATTTTGATTACAAATACGACAATGTCATAAAGACACATCGCGGTGTTCAAAAACCAAACAAACAACAATAAAACAAACACTTAAAAACATGGCACAACTAGTGCAATGGGAGCCTTAGATATTTAAATAAGGTATTATCATTATGACTATTCACGTTAAATCAAATGTTCACTGGGTCGGCGTCCACGATTGGGAAACAGAACACTTCCATGGTAAGGAATACCACATGAACAAAGGTACCAGCTATAACTCGTACCTGATCCGTGAAGAGAAGACAGTGCTTGTCGATACTGTCGATCATCGCTTTACTGAACAATTCCTTGCAAACCTTGAGATGGAAATCGATATAAATGACATCGATTACATCATTTGCCAGCATGCAGAGGAAGACCACTCAGGTGCCCTTTCCGCACTACTAGCTAAAATTCCAAACACACCTGTTTACTGCACAGAAGCTGGTGTTAACTCGATTGTTGGCCATCACCATCAGCCTGACTGGAACTTCAGAACCGTAAAAACCGGCGACACGCTCGATGTCGGTAACGGCAAGCAACTTATCTTTGTTGAGATGAAGATGTTGCACTGGCCAGACTCAATGGCGACCTACTTAACTGGCGATGAAATCCTGTTCAGTAATGATGCATTCGGCCAACACTACTGTGACGAAAACCTATTCAACGACCAGCTAGACCAAGTAGAACTTCATGATCAATGTCTGCGTTATTTCTCTAACATCCTGACGCCGTTTGCGCCTCTAGTAAAAGCGAAGATAGAAGAAGTGTTAAGTTTAGGTGTGCCGATCGATGTGATTGCGACTTCTCACGGTTGTATTTGGCGTGACAACGCGACTCAGATCGTTGAGCAATACTACGAGTGGTCGAAAGCCTACAAAGAAGATCGTATCACCATTGTCTACGACACCATGTCGAACAACACTCGCATGATGGCCGATGCTATCGCTAAAGGGATCCGTAAAGGCAGCCCAGAAACGGCAATCAAGGTCTTCAATATCTCTAAGCACGACAAGAATGACATCCTTGCCAACATCTTCCGCTCAAAGGGCGTACTTGTTGGTTCATCGACCATGAACAATGTGATGATGCCGCAGATCGCTGCGCTACTTGAAGAGATACACGGCCTACGTTTCGCAGAAAAAAGAGCCGCTGCATTCGGTTCTTCAGGTTGGACCGGTGGTGCAGTTAAACGCATCGATGCTCGCCTACGTGAAGCCAATTTCGAAGTCAGCGCACCACAACACATCCACTGGAAACCAGACACAGATGCCCTTCGCCAATGTATCGATTACGGCATGACGCTTGCTGAGGTGTGGCGTACAGAAGCAGATGAAGTGAGCGCACCGAAACAAGTATCACGCAATGTACAACCGCTTGAAACCACACCTGCCCCTGCAGAAAACACTGCCGCTCTCAAAGACACGACAGAGCAGGAAACAGAAGTAGCTCAAGATAACTCAGTACACACGGCAGACTGCACTTGCTGGCGTTGTACAGTATGCGAATGGGTGTACGACCCACAATTGGGTGAACCTTACCAAGGCGTCGAACCAGGAACTCCTTGGGCGCAAGTACCTGATGATTTCCTTTGCCCTGAATGCCATTTAGGCAAAGAAGTGTTTGTGGAGAAGTAGCATGTCGAACATTGTCATTGTGGGTGGCGGTTTCGCTGCCCTACAAACCATCAAGATGGTACGTAAAATTGACCAAGATATCGCAATTACCATGATCACCGCCGATGCTGGAGTTGAGTACAGTAAGCCGAACCTTTCGCACGTGTTCAGTCAGGCGCAAGCACCAGAAGATCTAACGCAACATAATGCTCAACAGTTGGCAGAGCAGTACAACGTGGTCATCAAAACCAAAGCTCTAGTTAGCGAGATAGATACTGAGCAGCAGTGTGTTTATGTTGATGGGCAATCTATCCACTATTCAAAGTTGGTATTAGCGACGGGCGCGACTCCCTTTATTCCACCAGCGGAAGGGTTAAAACGTAACGCGACCATTACTCTTAATAGTTTGGAGGAGTTCGAGAAACACAAGGCTCAAGTTGACGATGCCCAACGAGTCACTGTGATTGGTGGAGGCTTGATCGGGGTCGAACTCGCCTTCGACCTTCAAACCGCAGGCAAAAATGTCACCATCATCGAGCCTGCGAGTTACTTGCTAAACAGTCTTGTGCCGCCTTTCGTTTCTCTCGAACTGGAAAGAGAGCTTACAAAAGCAGGAGTCACCGTTGAAACCGATTCTGCAGTGTGTAGAGCGACTTATCTGCCTGATGGCGTCAGACTGCAAACCACCTCTTCTCGTTTGATACGAACTGATATCGTGATTGCAGCAGCAGGGCTAAGACCAAACACGCTGTTAGCGACACAAGCTGGCATCAACGTAAGCAGAGGGATTGTGGTCGATGAAACCATGAGAACCAGTGCTGAGAATGTGTATGCGATTGGTGACTGCGCTGAAATAGAGGGTCGCGTAATGGCCTATTTGCAGCCAGCAATCTTGTCTGCAAACGTGTTGGCTAAGCAACTCACAACGGGAGAAGGGGAGCCATTATTGAGAGAAGCAAAACTCAGCTTGCCTCATATCATCACTAAGGTGAAAACACCGAGTTACCCAATTCAACTTGCAGGGCGTGATATCCAAACCGCTCAGAGCTGGGAAACACGATTCGATCCCAAGGGCATTATCGCAAAGGGCTTCAATGAAGAGAATCAAATGGTTGGTTTCATTGTCACGGGAGAGCACATCAAAGCCGCATTTCCTCTACTGAAGGAGTTGCAGATAAGTTCACCATCATAAGTACAAAGGTGAAAAGCAGTCGACTCATTATATAGGTCGACTGTATTCAACACGAAAATGCACATCAAATTCGGGAAAATTTGATGCTTTCAATTAGAACAACTCTAATATAAGCAACAAAAAAGCCAGTCAATAGACTGGCTTTCTTGTAAGCAAAACGTGGCGTTCACATTAACCGATAAACGAGATATACCCTTGTAGGATAATCAGGTTAACAATATCGATAAAGAAAGCACCGACGATTGGTACAACCATGAAGGCTTGTGGCGATGGACCGTATCGGTTCACCAAAGATCCCATGTTCATTACCGCTGTTGGTGTTGCACCTAAGCCGAAACCACAGTGACCGCCAGCCATTACTGCTGCATCGTAGTTAGAACCCATTACTTTGAAAGTCACAAAGTAAGAGAAAATACCTAACACCACCGCCTGAACACCAAGGATAACCAAGAACGGAATCGCAAGGTCAAAGATATTCCAAAGTTTCAGGCTCATTAGCGCCATTGCCAAGAACAGTGATAACGACACAGTACCGAGAATATCGACCGTTTCGCTATCGGTTTTATGCAGCTTAGTCACTTCAAAAACGTTGGTGATGAACACGCCAATAAACAGCGCGTAAACGAAGTCAGGAATCATTAACCAAGAAATTTCAAAAGTCGCGACCCATTGCTCTAAGTATCTCGCACCCGTGATACAGATAAGAAGAATGAACAAGACTTCAATCACCTTCTTCGCCGTCACTTTATCTTCTTCGTACTCGTTATAAGTAACAAGTTCAGGAAAACGTTCGTGCGTTTGCGTGCCAGTACCGTATTCAGATTCGAGCTTATTCTTATCAATCAGCTTTTGTGCCACAGGGCTACCGATGATACCGCCAATAATCAAACCGAACGTGGCAGAAGCCATCGCGATTTCTAGGGTATTAGCAATGCCAAACGTGTCTGCAAAAGTTTGCGACCAAGCCGCACCAGTACCGTGACCACCGGATAGCGTGATAGAACCTGCAATCAACCCCATTAGAGGCTCAAGGCCAAGGGCTGTTGCGAGTGTTACACCTACACCGTTTTGGATAATGATGTAAACCGAAGCTACCCCTAAAAATAGGAACACCTTGGCACCACCTTTAATCAGCTGCGTGTAGTTAGCCGCAAGGCCAACCGTTGCAAAGAACATCAACATGAAGGTGTTCTGCAAGGGCAAGGAAAACTCAAGATCAAGGCCGTTAAAGTGCAAGGCTGTAATAGCAAAAGCGACGATCAAGCCGCCGACGATGGGCTCTGGTATATTGTACTTTTTGAGAACCGGAAGCTTTGCATTGACGAAATGACCTAGAAACAAAACACTAATCGCGATTAGGAAGGATTCTAGTGGTCCAATTGAAATTAATTGATTCATATAACCTCTATTTTTTTACGTTCTCATCTTCCCTAATGAGTCTAGTTTTATCTGTGATTATTTGTGCTGCTCTACCTATATTTATACAAACTGGAGAGAAATTGTAGATTCGAAAAGCGAACACATTACTGCGATCACTTGGTGCTATGTTAGTAGCACGTTAACTTTTATAGGAGAAAAAAGGATTTGTGACAACAATCACCTCCCAAAAGTTGAAAACGGCGTAAGTATTCTTGCCGCTTACTCTGCTTTTTTAATACCTAAAAAAGCAAAAAGGAGCTATTGCTAGCTCCTCTTTTATCACCATCGCTGGTAATTAGAATTTTTTCGGTGCGTAACCAGTCATAACCTCAATGCGAAGCTCTTTACCAATCTTCGTCATTGGGTGAACAATCACTAATCCTTTTACAGACTTTTTCAGTTTACCCATATCCGCTTGCTCAGCTTTTGTGATTTCGCGGCTAAATGGCATATCAATCAGCGATTTACGCTCTTGATTCACATCAAAGCTTTCTTTGTGTTTAAGCTGGGCAATCTTCTTAGTTAGCTTCTTAATCTCATCTTCAAATTGACGAACAACAGGACGATCATTACGAGTTTTAGCAGCCGCTAACTTGTTGCGACACTTGTCTAGACGGTTGTTAATTTGTTGAAGTTCGTTTTTAACACTCATAATAATTTCCTAAGATTAAGCAAGCCAATTCGGATTGGGGCGCGGAGTATAGCACAAGGGTTTACTTGAACCGAAATTTATCTGTTAATTACCAATAGAAACGAATCACATCAACACCGTTCATTCAGCTCGCCAATTGATAATTACCTAGCCTCAAAGCTGGTCATTCATTGATAGGATAGCGCCAACTTCAAAAGTTAGTGTTCTCGACACTTCAAAATTCCGTCTAAACTTGTACTCTAGCGTGGTAAATAACTTGGGATACATTACTTGGTGTACTCACCCTAGTGCCGACTCTAATTCGTAGCATAATCACAAGGATAGCCGATGACATTATTGAAACGAACACTGACCTACAGCCTAGCCCTTAGCTCAATGTTTGCCGCAACTTATGCATCTAGTGAACAAGAAAACCAAAGTAACCTAATCGTTGAGTTCTCTACACCACAAAATACCGAAGAAGAGCAGATCAAGCGAGAGATCCAAAACAGTGGCATCAATGACACTGTCGTTGACCTATCAAACCAACTCTTGATGTTTGAAAAGCCATTAACCATTCAATACGGCGGAGACGAAGGTCCGCTCTACGATCCACAAACGCATCAAGTGCTGATCCCATATAGCTTTTACTCTGAATCATTCAATTACTTTGAAAAGAACCAATACGAAAAAGAGTATGGAAAATCCGCGCAAACCGGCGCTATCGATACCTTGCTTCATACCCTGCTGCACGAAGCCGGGCATGCTTATATCGAAGACCAGAACATTGCCATATTGGGTAAAGAAGAAGATGCCGTTGATAACCTAGCGACGGTGTTATTACTGAATTATGTCGAACATGGTGGTGATGCAGCAATCAGCGCAGCAGACATGTTCGCTTTCGAGTCAGAAGATCGCCCAGAATATTATGACTTAGGGGAATACATCGATGAACACAGTTTCGACCTACAACGTTACTTCTCCACTTTATGTTTGGTGTATGGCAGCGATCCCGATGCTTATAAGAACTTGCTCGATGAAGTGGAAAATGACTATTTGAAAGATAGGAAAGAGTTCTGCGTCGAGCACTTTGATGTGATGACTGAAAATTGGCATCAGTATTTAAAAGAAAGTGATGATACTTAAAGGGGAGTATCGATAACTAGAAACAAGCGGCTTTGGCATCACATTCCAAAGCCGCGACTAGAAAGACGGGCTTAAGTCTTGTGTCTCACGTGCTAATAGTTGAGAGGTCGAGCCCTAGACCTTCACTTTATACTTCAAATCTTGGGCTTCATCGCCCGTCAGACCTCGAAATCCCCAACAGTGAGAAGGTTGTTCCTTAATGGTGATTTCGATATCAATAGGAGAGATGCCTAATTGCTTTTCTATCTCAGAAAATATCTTTTTAATTAGACGCTTCTTAGTGTTTACCGCTCGACCTTCCATCATATTGATTTCAATGACGGTATAGGCTTCTGTTCGCCCTTCGGGATAAAAGAAGTCATCTCTTTCCAAAGGGACAAATCGATGTGCTCGCTTATCATCCGGTAAGCCCATCTCACTGTTCAAACATTGTTGTAAGACATTAGAAAGCTGTAACTTAATCGGATTTAAGCACTCTTTGATACCATAAATAACGATCATGACCATTCCTTTGATGCGATGTTAGGTATAGAAGAACGTCAGATGGAAGCATCGTTTGGCGACCATCTGTTCGCTTACTATTTGTACATATAGTACCTAATGATTCGTATGAGAAAAGTTAAAAACAATGAATTTATGAACAGGTGCAACAAAATACCTATCCCTTTGCAAACATAAGTCGAAGCGAATTGATCGAACACCATCATCACCACGTATATCTTCTCAAATCACATTTAAACTAAGGAGTGCTATGTGCCGAATTCAACTGGGAAGATCACGCGGACAGAAGCCAAACCAGACAAACCCGTAGAGTCTTCTCTAGAGCTTGCTGTGTTCCCTCTCCCCATCTTTCTTTTGCCCGGAGGCCGGCAGAGACTGCGTATTTTTGAACCAAAGTATCTCGCGATGGTTGCTCACGCGGCGAAAGGCGATGGTTTCATCATTGCTACTCAAGACAATTCTGAACACCTCAGCTCATGGGGGACAAAGGTGTCCATCGTTGATTTCAATATGTCGGATGACCTGATTTTGGAAATTGATGTCGAAGGTGAAAAATTAGTGCAACTTCATGAGTCGTTTCGAGACGATGATGACCTGATTAAAAGCAAATTCAGTTTGTTACCTCACTGGCCACAATACAGCTATACGGTGCCAAACGTAGTTACTGCGTTTCTTGTCGAGTTGTTTAGAGAGCACGATTCGATCAGGGCACTCTACCCCGCTCCTGACTTCGAAAGCCCACAATGGATCTGTGCTCGACTACTCGAAATGATGCCTATCCCATTGGAAAAGAAAACCAAATTCACAGAACCCGCTAGTTTTCCGTCTTTAGTTCCCTTTTTGAATCAAATCATTACAGGGCAATAAGCACTTTTATTCACTATAATTTTGTATAGTAGAAATTAATTTAAAATAAAGTGATCCCCACCTTCACTCTCCACGTAGTGTCTATCAAATTCGCATGATGGTTAATTACTATGCAAATGGAAAGCAGAAGAACCGGGAACGGCAAGGAGCATGTCATTATCCCCGACAATAAACTACCTACCGAAAGTAAGGTTCCTACAGAGCTCTCAAGCTGGCTAATTTTGGTTGGTTCAGACAGAGATAAGCAGGCATTTACTTATCTATTTAAATTCTTTGCTCCCAAAATCAAGCGTTTTGGCATCAGTAAGTTGGGCAGTGAAGCCGCTGCCAACGAGCTAATCCAAGACACGATGACCAACGTTTGGAAGAAAGCGCATCTCTACAATGAAGAGAAAGGCGCAGCGACGACTTGGATATACACCGTAATGCGAAACGCTGCTTTCGACATGCTGAGAAAGGTGAAAGCCAAAGCAGAGCAAACCATCGCTGACGACATTTGGCCGATTGACGCCATGGTAGCCGAATCACAAAGTGAGCAGCTTCCGTTCGGCGATCATCTAATGAGCCGTCACGTCATGACTCAAATAGAGAAGTTGCCTCTCGCTCAGAAAACCATTGTGAAAGGTGTCTATTTCCAAGAGTTATCGCAAGAACAGCTCGCCCAACAACTCGATGTCCCGCTTGGAACTGTTAAATCACGTCTAAGACTCGCACTCGCCAAATTAAAAGTTCACATGGGGGAACAAGACCATGATTAAACATCACCCAAATGCAGCAATCTTGAAAGATTTTGTCGATGGGAATCTAGCGGATTCGGTTTCTTTGATTGTTTCTAGCCATGTTGAGCTTTGCGAACACTGTCAAAAACAAGTGAGCATGCTGACAGCACAAGCTGCTGACTCAGCCTTTGCAAGCGACACAGCAGGGCTAAAACTGTCTGACAGCGAAATGGACGCATTCCTAGCTGACGACGGAGAGTTTGATTTTGACGTGATTAATCAGATCACGGCAGATTTATCACAGGCTGTCGAAGTCGTTATTGAAGCACAACAAGAAACCGTGTCTAACACGACTTTCACGATTCCTCGCGCGCTCCACTCAGTGGTAAGAAAAGATTGGATGAACTTGGGCAAGATTTCTCGCGCAAGACTCGATTTCGATGATGAATCACACCACACCAGCTTGCTGCATATAGACAAAGACGGGCAGGTGCCTTGTCATACTCATAAAGGCTTCGAGATTACGCTTCTTCTAGAAGGCAGCTTCGAAGATGAAATGGGCGTTTACAACAAAGGTGACTTCATCTGGTTAGATGGAGAACACACCCATCAGCCTGCGACTAAAGAAGGTTGTGTGTGCTTAACCGTTTCAAGTGATGCCTTGTATTTCACCAAAGGGGTTAGCCAACTGTTCAACCCACTGGGTAAATACATTTATTAGTTAGAAAAGATTTCTCGGGTACGTCACAAGGCTCATAGAGTTGGCTAGTAAGAAAAGTAAAAACCGAACTAAAGTAATGTTTAATAAGCAATAAAACACACAATATAAGAATAGCAATGAGCAATGAGCGTAAGGAATTGACCAATGGATAAAAAAATAAAAATAGGCATTAGTGCATGTGTCGCCGGTCATAAAGTTCGGTTCGATACTGGCCATAAGCGTTCTCGTTTTTGCACAGACGATCTTGCAGACTACGTAGAACTTGAGCCAGTTTGTCCAGAGATGGGGGTTGGACTTCCAACGCCGCGTCCTACGATCCGTCAAACCAGAATGTTAGACGACATCATTCATGTTTCTCGACCTGATGGTTCTGGCGATGTTACCGATGAACTGATCGAGTTTGGGCAAAACTATTCAAAGAACAACCAACACATCGCAGGGTTCATCGTGTGTCAAAAGAGCCCAACCTGTGGCATGGAGCGAGTAAAGGTTTATCACCACCACGGGCGTGGTTCTGAATCGACAGGCGTTGGCTTGTTCACTCAACAAGTAATGCAAGGCAATCCCCTACTTCCTATGGAGGAGAATGGTCGCCTCAACGATCCAATTCTACGTGAAAACTTTATGACTCGAGTTTTCACTTACCAAAAGTGGCTCGACCTTGTTGATGAAGGCGTAACCAAACACAAATTGATTCAATTCCACAGCGCTCACAAGTATTTAGTGATGTGCCACCACATTGAAGGTTACAAGAGCCTGGGCAAACTTTTAGCGAGTAGCGATTTAGAGATCGATGAGCTGGCTGAAAAGTACATCGAAGGTCTGATGACGGCGCTAATGCACCATGCAAATCGTGGCAGTCATGCCAATACTCTGCATCACTTGCAAGGTTACTTTAAGAAACAGCTGAGTAGCGCTCACAAACAAGAGCTCACCAATCAGATTTCATCATTTAGAGAAGGGCTAGTTCCTCTGTTAGTTCCACTAACGCTGATCAACCACTATCTGATGGAATATCCAAACGAGTACCTAGAATCACAGGTTTACCTAAACCCGCACCCACAAGAACTTAAGCTGAGATACGGATATTGAGCGACATTCTATGGATAAGACGAGACCTGAGGATTCACGATAACCCAGCTCTCGTCTCTGCAGTTGAAAACGGCGTCTCTATCGCCGTTTTTATTTCAACCCCGCAGCAATGGCAACAACATCACCTTGCACCGATAAAAGCGGACTTCATTTATCGCCACCTGAAACAGTTCGAATCACAACTCGCTGAATTCGGTATCACTCTGCTGCACCTCAAAGCCACAGACTTTAACGATCAAGCCACTCAGCTCATCAACTTGTGCAAACAGGTCGATGCGACATGTGTGTATGCCAATTCAGAGCCAGAAGTGGATGAGCAGTTAAGAGACAAACGCTTAATCGCTACTGGTATAAAGCTAAAAATAACCGACTGCGATACGATTCTTCCATTGGGTAGCGTGCTGAATAAACAAGGCGAGATGTTCAAGGTTTTCACACCTTTCAAAAACGCATGGTTAAAAGAAGTACAAGCGAAAGGCATCATTTGCAGCCACGCTCCAGTGCATTCAACAGGATCAGCGCAAACAGGTTCATCTGAAACGGATTCGCTACAGAATTCATCACAACTGAAACAATCGTTAAGTGGTTTTTCTGGCGAGTACGATTTCGACTTTCCGCGTACCGATTCAGAGCGTTGGCCACTAAGCCAAGACGTCCTTGAGAGCGTGATTCCCAATTTCTTAGCCAATAAAGTTAACGATTATTCTCGCCTTAGGGATATTCCCTCGGTGAAGGGGACTTCTGGTCTTTCGCCATACTTGGCTATTGGTGCAGTCAGCCCTCGTTGGTTAGCGATTCAATTGATTCAGCAACAGCCTGACTTGTTATTTGATACTCAGTTGCCAGCCTTTTCTTGGCTTAATGAATTGATTTGGCGAGATTTTTATAAGCATTTGATGTTCCATCATCCTAAACTGGTTAAAGGTGCGAACTTTCAACAGAAATACAACGGCTTAGATTGGTATTACGACAACCCTAGCTTCAAGGCGTGGTGCGAAGGAAAAACAGGCTACCCATTAGTTGATGCAGCTATGCGTCAATTGGTTGAGACAGGTTGGATGCACAATCGGCTAAGGATGGTGGTTGCGAGCTTCCTGACCAAACACCTGCTGATTGACTGGCGCTGGGGCGAACGATTCTTTATGTCACACCTTATCGATGGTGATTTCAGCGCGAATAATGGTGGTTGGCAGTGGGCTTCAAGTACCGGCTGCGACGCTCAACCTTATTTCCGAATTTTCAATCCAATTACCCAGAGTGAAAAGTTTGATCCAAAAGGAATTTTCATTCGTAAGTACATTCCAGAGCTGCAAAATATCCCAGATAAACATGTGCACTTCCCACATGATTTTATCGCTAAAAATGGAATAGACAGTGAATACTGGCAACCCATCGTTGAACATAAAGAAGCACGATTGAGAGCCTTAGCCTTTTTCAAATAATTAGAGTGATTATTATGGACAACTCACTATGGCTTGATAACTTTCTCAACATGTACCGAGAACTCGGAACCGACAACTGCGACGTATTAAAAACGGTTTATCACCCGGACATCGAATTCCAAGACCCACTGC comes from Vibrio bathopelagicus and encodes:
- a CDS encoding YbgA family protein, whose product is MDKKIKIGISACVAGHKVRFDTGHKRSRFCTDDLADYVELEPVCPEMGVGLPTPRPTIRQTRMLDDIIHVSRPDGSGDVTDELIEFGQNYSKNNQHIAGFIVCQKSPTCGMERVKVYHHHGRGSESTGVGLFTQQVMQGNPLLPMEENGRLNDPILRENFMTRVFTYQKWLDLVDEGVTKHKLIQFHSAHKYLVMCHHIEGYKSLGKLLASSDLEIDELAEKYIEGLMTALMHHANRGSHANTLHHLQGYFKKQLSSAHKQELTNQISSFREGLVPLLVPLTLINHYLMEYPNEYLESQVYLNPHPQELKLRYGY
- a CDS encoding LON peptidase substrate-binding domain-containing protein — its product is MPNSTGKITRTEAKPDKPVESSLELAVFPLPIFLLPGGRQRLRIFEPKYLAMVAHAAKGDGFIIATQDNSEHLSSWGTKVSIVDFNMSDDLILEIDVEGEKLVQLHESFRDDDDLIKSKFSLLPHWPQYSYTVPNVVTAFLVELFREHDSIRALYPAPDFESPQWICARLLEMMPIPLEKKTKFTEPASFPSLVPFLNQIITGQ
- the phrB gene encoding deoxyribodipyrimidine photo-lyase; the encoded protein is MSDILWIRRDLRIHDNPALVSAVENGVSIAVFISTPQQWQQHHLAPIKADFIYRHLKQFESQLAEFGITLLHLKATDFNDQATQLINLCKQVDATCVYANSEPEVDEQLRDKRLIATGIKLKITDCDTILPLGSVLNKQGEMFKVFTPFKNAWLKEVQAKGIICSHAPVHSTGSAQTGSSETDSLQNSSQLKQSLSGFSGEYDFDFPRTDSERWPLSQDVLESVIPNFLANKVNDYSRLRDIPSVKGTSGLSPYLAIGAVSPRWLAIQLIQQQPDLLFDTQLPAFSWLNELIWRDFYKHLMFHHPKLVKGANFQQKYNGLDWYYDNPSFKAWCEGKTGYPLVDAAMRQLVETGWMHNRLRMVVASFLTKHLLIDWRWGERFFMSHLIDGDFSANNGGWQWASSTGCDAQPYFRIFNPITQSEKFDPKGIFIRKYIPELQNIPDKHVHFPHDFIAKNGIDSEYWQPIVEHKEARLRALAFFK
- a CDS encoding sigma-70 family RNA polymerase sigma factor; this translates as MQMESRRTGNGKEHVIIPDNKLPTESKVPTELSSWLILVGSDRDKQAFTYLFKFFAPKIKRFGISKLGSEAAANELIQDTMTNVWKKAHLYNEEKGAATTWIYTVMRNAAFDMLRKVKAKAEQTIADDIWPIDAMVAESQSEQLPFGDHLMSRHVMTQIEKLPLAQKTIVKGVYFQELSQEQLAQQLDVPLGTVKSRLRLALAKLKVHMGEQDHD
- a CDS encoding ChrR family anti-sigma-E factor, yielding MIKHHPNAAILKDFVDGNLADSVSLIVSSHVELCEHCQKQVSMLTAQAADSAFASDTAGLKLSDSEMDAFLADDGEFDFDVINQITADLSQAVEVVIEAQQETVSNTTFTIPRALHSVVRKDWMNLGKISRARLDFDDESHHTSLLHIDKDGQVPCHTHKGFEITLLLEGSFEDEMGVYNKGDFIWLDGEHTHQPATKEGCVCLTVSSDALYFTKGVSQLFNPLGKYIY